The sequence TATGCCCTCCATAGCCGAGCAATAAAGAAGAAACCCCATTCAAAGCGTCAATCAAGTCAATATTTGGAGAGCTACGAGCGCTCCCTTTATACACCCCTTCTTTAAAGGTAAAAACCAGGCTTGGCTTTTGAGTGGCTTCCACTAATTTTGAAGCCACAATCCCTAACACGCCCTCATGCCAATCCTCCTTAAAAGCGACGATAATTTTTTCTCCAACCATCGCATGCTTAAAAGCCTCTTCAAAAACCTGCTGTTGGATCATTTTACGCTTCATATTGCATGCTTTCAAGCGTTCATACAAAAAATAGCCATCTTGAAAATTATTCGCGCTTAAAAAATCTAAAGCCATTTTCGCATCTTGCATGCGCCCTGCGGAGTTGATTAAGGGGGCGATACTGAAAGAAATATCGCTCGCTTTTAAAGAGCGTTTTCTAAAAACTTCTCTTTGGCGCAAAAACCCCATCGCCCCTAAAGATTCTTTTTGCAAAAAATACAAGGCTTTAGAAACTAAAAAGCGGTTAAAAAAAGTCAAAGGCATCATGTCAGCAATAGTCGCCACGCCCGCCAAGCATAGCAACTCGCTAGAATGGCTTTTTTCTTTTCCTAGAAGTTGGTGGATGCCATAGCACAAATAAAACGCCACCAACGCCCCGCACACTTCCTTTTGGATAAAATCACAATCCGGTTGCTTGGGGTTGATCACCGCATAAGCGTCTGGGACTTCATCATGGTGTAAGCAATGGTGATCTGTGATGATAAGGGTGTAATTTTTTTCTTTGCAAAATCGCGCGGCTTCAAAGGCGCTAATCCCATTATCCACCGTGATGATTAAAGGGGCGTGGTGTTTTTCTAAAAATTTTTTAGAAATCCCATAGCCATCAATGAAGCGATTAGGGATTATAATGCGAACATGCTTATAATTCAGGCTTTCAAAGAATTTTGCCATGATAGTAGAGCTAATCACGCCGTCAGCGTCATAATCGCCCACCACTAAAATTTCTGTGTTTGTACGCATGGCTTCTATGATTTTGAGTGCGGCTTTTTTCAAGTCTTTAAATAAAAAGGGGCTAGGAAACCCTTTTTCCTTATAAGTGATAGAAGCCACTCGCTCTTTGATTTGAGCTTTAAGCTTTTGTTTCATTTTTTAGATTAGGATTTATGAAGAGCGCTCTTAATGAAATCCAAAATAATAGGGTTAGGGCTTTGCAACCTGGAGGTGAATTCCGGATGGAATTGCACCCCCACAAAGAACGGGTGATCTTCTAATTCAATCGCTTCTATCAAATGATTCGCTCCAAAACCCACCACTTTCAAGCCCTTATTTTCCCACTCTTGGCGGTATTTGGGGTTGATTTCATAACGATGGCGGTGCCTTTCTTTAATGCTAGGCTTTTTATAAGCTTTTTCTAACAAGCTATTTGGCACGATTTCACATTCATATTCGCCTAATCGCATGGTGCCACCCAATGGCGAATTATAGGTGCGCACCTGTTTTTGGTGGTTTTGATCCATAAAATCTTCAATCAAATACACCACAGGGTATTCGCAGCGTTGGTTAAACTCCGTAGAGTTAGCCCCTTTTAAACCCAAAACATTGCGGCAAAATTCAACGATCGCTAATTGCATGCCCAAACAAATCCCTAAAAAGGGGAGTTTTTCTAACCTAGCTCTTTGAATGGCGCAAATTTTGCCCTCAATCCCCCTTTCTCCAAAGCCCCCCGGCACTAAAATCGCATCAACGCCCTCTAAATCCGTCTTTTCATTAAAATTCTCGCTATCTAGCCATTCAATATTGACTTGCGTATCCAGATGCGCGCCCGCATGGATTAAGGCTTCAATCAAGGATTTATAAGATTCTTT is a genomic window of Helicobacter pylori oki112 containing:
- the recJ gene encoding single-stranded-DNA-specific exonuclease RecJ, with protein sequence MKQKLKAQIKERVASITYKEKGFPSPFLFKDLKKAALKIIEAMRTNTEILVVGDYDADGVISSTIMAKFFESLNYKHVRIIIPNRFIDGYGISKKFLEKHHAPLIITVDNGISAFEAARFCKEKNYTLIITDHHCLHHDEVPDAYAVINPKQPDCDFIQKEVCGALVAFYLCYGIHQLLGKEKSHSSELLCLAGVATIADMMPLTFFNRFLVSKALYFLQKESLGAMGFLRQREVFRKRSLKASDISFSIAPLINSAGRMQDAKMALDFLSANNFQDGYFLYERLKACNMKRKMIQQQVFEEAFKHAMVGEKIIVAFKEDWHEGVLGIVASKLVEATQKPSLVFTFKEGVYKGSARSSPNIDLIDALNGVSSLLLGYGGHRQACGLSVEKNNIVSLFETLENFDFKVLPFCEKEPPLTLKLKDIDRELLEIIEMGEPYGQENPEPLFQAQNLEIVEEKIIKESHQVLRFKDKECVKEAIYFNADRFLKAGEKVSVLFSVELDECSNEPKMFVKSLL